The Chitinophagales bacterium genomic sequence CCATTATATACAGGACAAGAAGGTTTAGCGTTTCCCAACCTACCTATTTTAAATGAATCCATCAGAAATTTATTGTATCATGTGCCTATGTGGTTTGCTATGGTAGCTTTATTATTTGTATCATTTATATATAGTATATTGTATTTAAGCAATCCTACGGCATTAAAAGATAATATAGCGGCAAGTTTTGCTCAAACAGGCGTAGTGTTTGGTGCCTTAGGCATTTTTACGGGAATGGTGTGGGCTAAAAGCACCTGGGGAGCTCCGTGGACAAACGACCCCAAACTAAATGGAGCAGCCATAGGCATGTTAATTTATATAGCTTATTTAATTTTAAGAGCCAGTGTAGATGATGAAACTAAAAAAGCAAAACTATCTGCTACGTACAATATTTTTGCATTTATAATGTACAATGCTTTTATATT encodes the following:
- the ccsA gene encoding cytochrome c biogenesis protein CcsA, translating into MTNFLKSKWWKVLSILFLLYAIIGGLSIPLYTGQEGLAFPNLPILNESIRNLLYHVPMWFAMVALLFVSFIYSILYLSNPTALKDNIAASFAQTGVVFGALGIFTGMVWAKSTWGAPWTNDPKLNGAAIGMLIYIAYLILRASVDDETKKAKLSATYNIFAFIMYNAFIFIIPRLTDSLHPGNGGNPAFSSYDLDNTLRLFFYPATIGWVLLSFWVASIVFRINQIKIDLSENENSKILSDNIISNN